The following are encoded in a window of Blastocatellia bacterium genomic DNA:
- a CDS encoding TlpA family protein disulfide reductase, whose product MKAALGEQDVARRITLLREFIDRFRAAEPYKRRIAWEWLLDAYVELATRQNEEGNYTKALLTAHQVLQDGDRLSTGDTLDVTPFANDKESLVPRIARARFEAGKALAGLKQYQEAETELLRAEHLMSWMNDDFYLRLAEVAQHLDKERALSYYLKALVARPAKVEEVVRRLKEFYVKVKGTEQGLANLISRTVEEDRVQRRGAVLSQKMTGPQAPDFELTALDGPAIKLSLLRGKVVVLHFWATWCAPCIWELPQIEKLHRQLQTNREVVLLTISVDQSDSTLKEFLSKHGYTFAVLRDKESAVKKAYGLDAIPAILFIDRAGRVRFEVVGSRPHDRFFLEELNWRIEDLLTERNS is encoded by the coding sequence TTGAAAGCAGCACTCGGCGAGCAGGATGTTGCCAGAAGAATCACTTTGCTTCGAGAATTTATTGACCGGTTCCGAGCCGCCGAACCATACAAACGCCGGATCGCTTGGGAATGGTTGCTCGACGCCTATGTTGAGCTTGCGACACGCCAGAACGAAGAGGGCAACTATACAAAGGCATTGCTAACCGCTCATCAAGTGCTTCAGGATGGTGACCGGCTCAGCACTGGTGACACCCTCGATGTTACACCGTTCGCCAACGACAAAGAGAGCCTGGTTCCAAGAATCGCCCGAGCGCGCTTTGAAGCAGGCAAAGCGCTGGCCGGCCTGAAGCAGTATCAAGAAGCCGAAACGGAACTGCTGCGTGCGGAGCATCTGATGAGTTGGATGAATGACGATTTTTATCTTCGATTGGCTGAGGTGGCTCAACATCTGGATAAGGAACGGGCCTTGAGCTATTACCTGAAGGCATTGGTTGCTCGCCCAGCAAAAGTCGAAGAAGTGGTCCGCCGTTTGAAGGAATTTTATGTGAAAGTAAAAGGCACTGAGCAAGGGTTGGCCAATCTGATTTCGCGGACCGTCGAGGAGGATCGAGTGCAGCGGCGAGGGGCGGTTTTGAGTCAGAAGATGACCGGTCCCCAAGCTCCTGACTTTGAGCTGACAGCATTGGATGGCCCGGCAATCAAGCTCTCATTATTGCGTGGAAAAGTTGTCGTGCTTCACTTTTGGGCCACCTGGTGCGCTCCATGCATTTGGGAATTACCACAGATCGAGAAGCTGCATCGGCAGCTTCAAACAAACCGAGAGGTGGTACTGCTGACCATCAGTGTTGATCAGAGTGATTCTACCCTTAAGGAGTTCCTCTCGAAGCATGGCTACACATTTGCTGTTCTCCGAGACAAAGAGAGCGCAGTGAAGAAAGCTTATGGTCTGGATGCAATCCCGGCCATTCTGTTCATTGATCGCGCTGGCCGCGTTCGCTTTGAAGTCGTTGGTTCTCGACCGCACGACCGCTTTTTCCTAGAAGAACTCAACTGGAGAATTGAGGATTTGCTCACTGAGAGAAATAGCTGA